One Campylobacter sp. RM16192 genomic region harbors:
- the gap gene encoding type I glyceraldehyde-3-phosphate dehydrogenase has product MVKIAINGFGRIGRCAARIILERDDVELVAINDTAKREMTRYLLKYDTVHGEFKQDVKVINDDYIEVNGKKIRVYSTRDANELDFAAFGADVVLECTGAYLTTEKCQPYIKNGIKKVVMSAPAKDDTPTYVIGVNEELYKGEAIISNASCTTNCLGPVAKVLDQKFGIAKGLMTTVHAYTHGQSLVDVKAKDFRRSRAAALNIGPTTTGAAKAISKVLPQLAGKMHGQSVRVPVANVSMVDLTVVLNKKVSVEDVNNAFRDAASGPMKGILLVDDDQRVSSDFMTSSYSSIVASDITQVICDDLVKVMAWYDNEWGYSQRLVDLAVLAAKKG; this is encoded by the coding sequence ATGGTTAAAATCGCTATAAACGGCTTTGGTAGGATTGGAAGATGTGCGGCGCGTATTATATTAGAGCGTGACGACGTAGAGCTAGTCGCCATAAACGATACGGCAAAGAGAGAGATGACAAGGTATCTTTTAAAATATGATACCGTTCATGGGGAGTTTAAGCAAGATGTAAAGGTCATAAATGACGACTATATCGAGGTTAACGGTAAAAAAATAAGAGTTTATTCTACAAGAGATGCAAATGAGCTTGATTTTGCAGCCTTTGGTGCCGATGTTGTACTTGAGTGTACAGGGGCTTATCTGACTACTGAAAAATGCCAACCTTATATCAAGAATGGGATTAAAAAAGTTGTGATGAGCGCTCCTGCAAAAGATGACACACCTACATACGTAATAGGCGTAAACGAGGAGCTTTACAAAGGTGAGGCTATAATATCAAACGCAAGTTGTACCACAAACTGCCTTGGCCCGGTCGCAAAAGTTTTGGATCAGAAATTTGGTATAGCAAAGGGTCTTATGACGACTGTTCATGCATATACACATGGACAAAGTCTGGTTGATGTTAAAGCTAAAGATTTTAGACGAAGTCGTGCGGCTGCCTTAAATATCGGGCCTACTACAACAGGAGCCGCAAAGGCTATTAGTAAGGTTCTTCCGCAACTTGCCGGCAAGATGCATGGTCAAAGTGTGCGTGTACCGGTAGCAAACGTCTCTATGGTCGATTTAACCGTGGTTTTAAATAAAAAAGTAAGTGTAGAAGATGTTAATAACGCCTTTAGAGATGCCGCAAGCGGCCCTATGAAAGGAATTTTACTTGTAGATGACGATCAAAGAGTATCAAGTGACTTTATGACTTCAAGCTATAGCTCTATCGTGGCAAGCGATATTACTCAAGTAATTTGCGATGATCTTGTAAAGGTCATGGCGTGGTATGACAATGAGTGGGGATATTCGCAGCGCCTTGTAGATTTAGCGGTTTTAGCCGCAAAAAAGGGTTAA
- a CDS encoding phosphoglycerate kinase, with product MSEILSINDLDLAKKKVFIRCDFNVPMDEFLNITDDRRIRSAIPTIKYCLDHGCSIVLASHLGRPKNGFEEKFSLKNVAKRLSRLLDRDVIFANDVVGDDAIKKSAELKAGEILMIENLRFEKGETKNDENLARELAKFGEIYINDAFGVCHRAHASVEAITKFYDENHKAAGFLLQKEINFAQNLIKHPSRPFVAVVGGSKVSGKLQALHNLLPRVDKLVIGGGMAFTFLKALGENIGNSLLEEDLIEDANEILKKGKELGVKIYLPVDVVAAQTFSADSAVKYVSAKEIPNGWMGLDIGPASVRLFKEVLADAQTIWWNGPMGVFEMDKFSKGSIKMSHAIVETHATTVVGGGDTADVVERAGDADEMTFISTGGGASLELIEGKELPGIKPLRKARES from the coding sequence ATGAGTGAAATTTTATCTATAAACGACCTTGACTTAGCTAAGAAAAAAGTATTTATTAGGTGCGATTTTAACGTGCCTATGGATGAGTTTTTAAATATTACCGATGACCGCAGAATTCGCTCAGCGATTCCTACTATAAAATACTGTCTTGATCATGGATGCAGTATTGTTTTAGCAAGCCACTTGGGTCGCCCAAAAAACGGCTTTGAAGAAAAATTTTCTCTTAAAAATGTTGCCAAAAGACTATCCAGATTGCTTGATCGTGATGTAATATTTGCAAACGATGTTGTGGGTGATGATGCCATCAAAAAATCAGCAGAGCTAAAGGCTGGTGAAATTTTGATGATAGAAAATCTTCGCTTTGAAAAGGGCGAGACAAAAAATGATGAGAATTTGGCTCGTGAGCTTGCAAAATTTGGCGAAATTTATATAAATGACGCCTTTGGAGTATGCCATAGAGCTCACGCTTCGGTCGAGGCTATTACTAAATTTTATGATGAAAATCATAAGGCTGCCGGATTTTTACTACAAAAAGAGATAAATTTCGCTCAAAATTTAATCAAGCATCCTTCTAGACCTTTTGTGGCTGTCGTGGGAGGCTCAAAAGTAAGCGGAAAGCTTCAAGCGCTTCACAATCTACTTCCTCGAGTAGATAAGCTGGTAATAGGTGGAGGAATGGCGTTTACTTTCTTAAAAGCGCTTGGCGAGAATATAGGAAATTCCCTTCTTGAAGAGGATTTAATAGAGGATGCAAATGAAATTTTGAAAAAGGGCAAAGAGCTTGGAGTTAAAATTTACTTGCCGGTAGACGTAGTAGCCGCTCAAACGTTTTCTGCTGATAGTGCGGTTAAATACGTATCTGCCAAAGAGATACCAAATGGCTGGATGGGGCTTGATATAGGACCTGCTTCGGTAAGATTGTTTAAAGAGGTTTTAGCCGATGCTCAAACTATTTGGTGGAACGGCCCTATGGGTGTTTTTGAGATGGATAAATTTAGCAAGGGAAGCATCAAAATGAGCCACGCTATCGTAGAAACTCATGCTACAACTGTAGTTGGCGGTGGAGATACCGCTGATGTAGTCGAACGTGCCGGAGATGCCGATGAGATGACCTTTATCTCAACTGGTGGAGGAGCTAGTCTTGAACTAATAGAGGGTAAAGAATTGCCTGGCATAAAACCTCTTAGAAAGGCGCGTGAGTCGTGA
- a CDS encoding triose-phosphate isomerase, whose translation MIFAANLKCNHTRESFREYAEILNSNLDQNENVFVFPPFSAYEKTDYKFKLGAQNFYPCESGAFTGEIGKAMLDEFGIRTVLIGHSERREILNESEEFLRSKFEFAAKNSWDIIYCIGENLATNEANKTKEFLKNQLNNIDLSYENLYIAYEPIWAIGTGKSASSEQIEEILNFIANLTKVPLLYGGSVNAKNIGQIAKISSCNGVLVGTASWDAYNFLNLIKEAK comes from the coding sequence GTGATATTTGCAGCAAATTTAAAGTGTAATCATACAAGAGAGAGCTTTAGAGAGTATGCTGAAATTTTAAACTCAAATTTGGATCAAAATGAAAATGTATTTGTATTTCCGCCTTTTAGTGCTTATGAAAAGACTGATTATAAATTTAAGCTTGGAGCGCAAAATTTCTATCCTTGCGAGAGCGGAGCCTTTACCGGCGAGATCGGTAAAGCCATGCTTGATGAGTTTGGTATAAGAACCGTTCTCATCGGGCACTCTGAAAGGCGTGAAATTTTAAATGAGAGCGAGGAGTTTTTAAGATCTAAATTTGAATTTGCCGCTAAAAATAGCTGGGATATAATCTACTGCATAGGCGAAAATTTAGCCACCAATGAGGCTAACAAAACTAAAGAGTTTTTAAAAAATCAGCTTAATAATATAGATTTAAGTTATGAAAATCTATATATCGCCTATGAGCCGATCTGGGCTATAGGCACTGGCAAGAGTGCGAGCAGTGAGCAGATAGAGGAAATTTTAAATTTCATAGCAAATTTGACCAAAGTACCGCTTCTTTACGGAGGAAGCGTAAATGCGAAAAATATTGGGCAGATTGCTAAGATATCTAGTTGCAATGGAGTTCTTGTAGGTACTGCAAGTTGGGATGCGTATAATTTTTTAAATTTAATAAAGGAAGCAAAATGA
- the fabI gene encoding enoyl-ACP reductase FabI, translated as MIMKGKKGLIVGVANAKSIAYGIAEACYQQGAQLAFTFLNDALKKRVEPIAEEFGSKFVYELDVNNPAHLDGIADKLKADLGEIDFVVHAVAYAPKEALEGEFIETTKEAFDIAMGTSVYSLLSLTRAVMPVLKEGGSILTLTYLGGPKFIPHYNVMGVAKAALESSVRYLAHDLGPKNIRVNAISAGPIKTLAASGIGDFRMILRYNEVNSPLKRNVTTEDVGKSAMYLLSDLASGVTGEIHYVDCGYNIMGMGDIAKDEEGNTILAWDAK; from the coding sequence ATGATAATGAAGGGTAAAAAAGGTCTAATAGTCGGTGTTGCAAACGCTAAATCAATAGCTTATGGCATTGCGGAAGCTTGCTATCAGCAAGGTGCGCAGCTTGCTTTTACATTTTTAAATGATGCTTTGAAAAAACGCGTAGAGCCTATAGCTGAGGAATTTGGGAGCAAATTTGTATATGAGCTTGATGTAAATAATCCTGCTCATTTAGACGGAATAGCTGATAAATTAAAAGCTGATTTGGGCGAAATAGACTTTGTTGTGCACGCTGTAGCTTATGCTCCTAAAGAGGCTCTTGAGGGAGAGTTTATAGAGACTACGAAAGAGGCCTTTGATATCGCTATGGGAACTAGCGTATATTCGCTTTTAAGCCTTACAAGAGCTGTAATGCCGGTGCTTAAAGAGGGAGGCTCCATCCTAACTCTTACATATCTTGGCGGACCTAAATTTATACCTCATTACAATGTAATGGGTGTTGCAAAAGCTGCCCTTGAGAGCTCTGTGCGCTACCTTGCTCATGATTTAGGCCCAAAAAATATCAGAGTAAACGCCATCTCTGCAGGTCCTATAAAGACTCTTGCGGCAAGCGGAATAGGCGATTTTAGAATGATTTTGCGATATAACGAGGTAAATAGCCCTCTAAAACGCAATGTGACTACAGAAGATGTAGGTAAGAGCGCTATGTATCTTTTAAGCGATCTTGCAAGCGGTGTAACCGGTGAAATTCACTATGTGGATTGCGGATATAATATAATGGGAATGGGCGATATCGCTAAAGACGAAGAGGGAAATACTATCTTAGCATGGGATGCTAAATAA
- a CDS encoding NADH:flavin oxidoreductase/NADH oxidase translates to MSKLFTPFKIGDIEIKNRIVMPPMCMYKVKGDNGLPRCFHKLHYAARSLGGVGLIIVEATAVEPRGRITHSDLGLWSDEQIEEHANLVKDCAKYGAKIAIQLAHAGRKSTCDSQSIAPSAIKFSDDYKIPKEMSMDDIKDLKQNFKNAAIRAQKAGYEIIEIHAAHGYLISEFLSPSINNRSDQYGGSFENRTRLLREILTDVKNAVNIPVGVRISADSWLNKDWKLDDSVKLSCELENLGAAYIHVSSGGFFDTKELDNMPKFLPLYQADYAKAIKESVKIPVIAVGMITTASQGEALLMGNVCDAVAYGRELIRNPNFAQLAMSELGREDLVEKPYQRAF, encoded by the coding sequence ATGTCAAAACTTTTTACTCCATTTAAAATAGGCGATATAGAGATAAAAAATCGTATAGTTATGCCACCTATGTGCATGTATAAGGTTAAAGGCGATAATGGCTTGCCAAGGTGCTTTCATAAGCTTCATTATGCCGCTCGTTCGCTCGGAGGAGTTGGGCTTATCATAGTAGAGGCTACCGCGGTTGAGCCACGAGGTAGGATAACTCATAGCGATCTTGGTCTTTGGAGCGATGAGCAAATAGAAGAGCATGCAAATCTTGTAAAAGATTGTGCAAAATACGGAGCCAAAATAGCTATACAACTAGCTCATGCCGGACGCAAAAGCACATGCGATAGCCAAAGCATAGCACCAAGCGCTATTAAATTCAGTGATGATTATAAAATCCCAAAAGAGATGAGCATGGATGATATAAAAGATCTTAAACAAAATTTTAAAAATGCTGCCATTAGAGCTCAAAAGGCAGGATACGAGATCATAGAAATTCATGCTGCACACGGGTATTTGATAAGTGAATTTTTATCTCCATCGATTAATAATAGAAGTGATCAATATGGAGGAAGCTTTGAAAATCGTACGAGATTGTTACGTGAAATTTTAACAGATGTTAAAAATGCCGTAAATATTCCAGTGGGGGTTAGGATAAGTGCCGATAGCTGGCTAAATAAAGATTGGAAGCTAGACGATAGCGTGAAGCTATCTTGTGAGCTTGAAAATTTAGGTGCAGCATATATTCATGTATCCTCTGGAGGTTTTTTTGACACAAAAGAGCTTGATAATATGCCTAAATTTTTGCCTCTTTATCAGGCAGATTACGCAAAAGCCATAAAAGAATCGGTAAAAATCCCTGTTATTGCAGTTGGTATGATAACTACGGCAAGCCAAGGTGAAGCGCTACTTATGGGTAATGTTTGCGATGCAGTTGCTTATGGAAGAGAGCTTATTAGAAATCCAAATTTTGCTCAGCTTGCTATGAGTGAATTAGGCCGAGAGGATCTAGTAGAAAAACCATATCAAAGAGCATTTTAA
- a CDS encoding FeoA family protein: MHLGLIESGNSCKIKALHAKDKLLQKLLDMGFVVGAQIEVVREAPLYDPLELKIHNYLVSLRKSEAELIEVEPWR; this comes from the coding sequence ATGCATCTTGGTCTTATAGAGTCTGGAAATTCGTGTAAGATAAAGGCCCTCCATGCTAAAGATAAGCTTTTGCAAAAGCTTTTAGATATGGGTTTTGTAGTAGGAGCTCAGATAGAAGTTGTCAGAGAGGCACCTCTTTATGACCCATTGGAATTAAAAATTCATAACTACTTAGTCTCTCTTAGAAAGAGTGAGGCCGAGCTCATAGAGGTTGAGCCATGGAGATAA
- the feoB gene encoding ferrous iron transport protein B, giving the protein MEIKVALAGQPNCGKSTIFNMISGIHQHIANYPGVTVDKKSGFFSVGDIDIEMIDLPGTYSFSSYSLEEKVAKEAIINENPDLILNIVDASNLKRNLYLTFQLLEIGVPVVIILNMCDVARRRGITIDSEKMSEILRCPVICASAAKNEGKTEILDILKKTDEIKKNYEEFKINYDELEIYISEIEKTIKVNDELAISKRWLVLKALEKDQTIVNLLKADNGNIDEIISAQRDKFHDTFDRDVESFLASFRYENADVIFHKCVNETRKGELTFTDKIDKFVLNRWLSFPILLAVIVIIYQSSIVFGYKLTNYTWPVFAAIKNFISDITPAADISQIPMITDMAMWLTNSTIALLNYLPIFFILFAMIAILEDVGYMPRMAFILDKVFRKFGLHGQSTLPLVLGGAFVGGCAVPGVMSTKGISDDRARMATILTVPLMNCLAKVPFYTLLLGAFFQKDMSIMLFYISTVTVLAALIIAKLLTSTVLKSRETAPFVMELPPYHMPTFKGVIIRSFERVWIYIKKVCTIVIAVAVILFALLQFPGLSSEKQEHYNQEEAKALVKFDKAVKKSTYYEKVDSREEVAELLNLYDGYRAKKMGGSKDVDEKYQAKNPDMYKFLVPKADAEAKKINSALRKLSTDRNRILREQKNDKIESSLLGMAGRALEPISQFAGFDWKINVAFLSSFAARESAVATLGSIYESGKESVEAANADENLRPEERMAKNSGYTPLHAASIIIFMLLTPPCIATMIVVKMQTNSWVWMCFGMFFPFVLALIVSSIFFSISLAAGISGLAAMSWYYFILLAIVVILWFVPEKRINWSGGIKGSKI; this is encoded by the coding sequence ATGGAGATAAAAGTAGCCTTGGCCGGTCAGCCAAACTGTGGCAAATCCACTATTTTTAATATGATAAGCGGTATACATCAGCATATCGCAAATTACCCGGGTGTTACTGTAGATAAGAAATCGGGCTTTTTTAGCGTAGGCGATATAGATATCGAGATGATCGATCTGCCTGGAACCTACTCTTTTAGCTCATACTCTCTTGAGGAGAAGGTTGCAAAGGAGGCTATTATAAATGAAAATCCGGATCTTATTTTAAATATAGTAGACGCTTCAAATTTAAAAAGAAATTTATACCTTACCTTTCAACTGCTTGAAATAGGCGTACCTGTCGTAATTATATTAAATATGTGTGATGTTGCTAGACGTAGAGGCATTACTATAGACTCGGAAAAAATGAGTGAAATTTTAAGATGTCCGGTAATTTGTGCAAGTGCTGCCAAAAATGAGGGCAAGACCGAAATTTTAGATATATTAAAAAAGACCGATGAGATAAAAAAGAACTATGAAGAGTTTAAGATAAACTATGATGAGCTTGAAATTTATATCTCAGAGATCGAAAAGACAATCAAAGTCAATGACGAATTAGCTATTAGCAAAAGATGGCTTGTTCTAAAGGCTCTTGAAAAAGATCAGACCATTGTAAATTTGCTAAAAGCTGATAATGGCAATATTGATGAAATAATATCAGCTCAAAGAGATAAATTTCATGATACCTTTGATAGGGATGTAGAGAGCTTTTTGGCATCTTTTAGATATGAAAATGCCGATGTTATATTTCATAAATGCGTTAATGAGACAAGAAAGGGCGAGCTGACATTTACTGATAAAATTGATAAATTTGTCCTAAATAGATGGCTTAGTTTCCCTATTTTATTGGCGGTTATAGTGATTATTTACCAAAGCAGTATTGTTTTTGGTTACAAGCTTACCAACTACACTTGGCCTGTTTTTGCAGCGATAAAGAATTTTATATCAGATATAACTCCAGCTGCAGATATATCTCAAATTCCTATGATAACAGATATGGCTATGTGGCTTACTAATTCGACTATTGCACTTTTAAACTACCTTCCGATATTCTTTATTCTCTTTGCTATGATCGCGATATTGGAAGACGTTGGATATATGCCTAGAATGGCCTTTATACTTGATAAGGTTTTTAGAAAATTCGGCCTTCACGGGCAAAGCACCCTGCCTCTTGTCTTGGGGGGAGCCTTTGTAGGTGGATGTGCCGTGCCTGGCGTAATGTCAACTAAGGGAATTTCAGATGATAGGGCCAGAATGGCTACTATACTCACAGTTCCTCTTATGAACTGTCTTGCCAAGGTGCCTTTTTACACTCTTTTACTTGGAGCTTTTTTCCAAAAAGATATGAGCATAATGCTTTTTTATATCTCTACGGTAACGGTTCTAGCGGCTTTGATAATAGCTAAACTTCTAACCTCAACGGTTTTAAAAAGTCGCGAAACAGCACCTTTTGTTATGGAGCTTCCACCTTATCATATGCCTACGTTTAAAGGCGTTATTATAAGGTCTTTTGAGAGAGTTTGGATATATATTAAAAAGGTCTGTACTATTGTAATTGCTGTTGCTGTTATACTATTTGCACTGCTTCAGTTCCCTGGATTATCATCTGAAAAACAAGAGCATTATAATCAAGAAGAGGCTAAGGCTTTAGTAAAATTTGACAAAGCAGTCAAAAAATCAACCTACTATGAAAAAGTAGATAGTAGAGAGGAAGTTGCCGAGCTTTTAAATTTATATGATGGATATAGGGCTAAAAAGATGGGTGGAAGTAAGGATGTGGACGAAAAATACCAAGCCAAAAACCCTGATATGTATAAATTTTTAGTTCCAAAAGCTGATGCAGAGGCTAAAAAGATAAATTCAGCCCTTAGAAAGCTATCAACAGATAGAAATAGAATCCTTAGAGAGCAAAAGAATGATAAGATAGAAAGCTCTTTGCTTGGTATGGCCGGACGCGCTCTTGAGCCTATATCTCAATTTGCCGGATTTGACTGGAAGATAAACGTGGCATTCTTGAGCTCTTTTGCAGCTAGAGAATCAGCCGTAGCTACTCTTGGTAGCATCTATGAGTCTGGTAAAGAGAGCGTAGAGGCCGCAAATGCGGATGAAAATTTAAGACCAGAAGAGAGAATGGCTAAAAATAGCGGATACACACCGCTTCATGCCGCCTCTATTATTATATTTATGTTGCTTACTCCGCCTTGTATAGCTACAATGATAGTTGTTAAGATGCAGACTAATAGCTGGGTATGGATGTGCTTTGGAATGTTCTTTCCGTTTGTGCTTGCACTAATTGTCTCATCGATATTCTTTAGCATCTCGCTTGCCGCAGGCATTAGTGGATTGGCTGCGATGAGTTGGTACTATTTTATATTGCTTGCTATAGTTGTGATATTATGGTTTGTTCCTGAAAAGAGAATAAACTGGAGTGGCGGTATAAAGGGTAGTAAAATTTAA
- a CDS encoding DUF4198 domain-containing protein has product MFKKVVISSVVAGFLASSAFAHFQMLYTPESALEKPATIPLKLVFTHPFADEHTMDMGLQFDKSREGIVDFFVLHKEKKTELKGKLKEMKFKGSHNEGIGYEMDYQARSMGDYVFALTPAPYYEANEESYIQQITKMVLNVAGAPTDWDAELGLKAEIVPLMKPYSIWAGSTFTGIVKSEGKPVPFAEIEVEYLNHDVDIKKNMTNKKGKVEAPQDSFVTLTIKANERGEFTFGIPRAGWWGFAALGVGPDKEYKGKELSQDAVIWIQAKDMK; this is encoded by the coding sequence ATGTTTAAAAAAGTTGTTATTTCATCAGTTGTTGCAGGTTTTTTAGCTAGTTCAGCATTTGCTCACTTTCAAATGCTTTATACTCCTGAGTCAGCTTTAGAAAAGCCGGCTACAATTCCTTTAAAGCTTGTTTTCACACACCCTTTTGCGGATGAGCATACTATGGATATGGGTCTTCAATTTGATAAGAGTAGAGAGGGTATAGTTGACTTTTTCGTGCTTCACAAAGAGAAAAAGACAGAGCTAAAAGGCAAGCTTAAAGAGATGAAATTTAAGGGTAGCCACAATGAGGGTATAGGCTATGAGATGGACTATCAGGCAAGAAGTATGGGAGATTATGTTTTTGCACTAACTCCAGCTCCATACTATGAAGCTAACGAAGAGTCATACATCCAGCAAATTACAAAGATGGTTTTAAACGTAGCGGGTGCACCTACTGATTGGGATGCAGAGCTTGGTCTTAAGGCTGAGATTGTTCCTTTAATGAAACCATACTCGATCTGGGCGGGAAGTACATTTACAGGTATTGTTAAATCAGAGGGTAAGCCAGTTCCATTTGCTGAGATAGAAGTAGAGTATCTAAACCATGATGTTGATATAAAGAAAAATATGACAAACAAAAAAGGCAAAGTAGAAGCTCCTCAAGATAGCTTCGTAACACTTACCATTAAAGCTAATGAAAGAGGCGAATTTACATTCGGTATCCCAAGAGCAGGTTGGTGGGGATTTGCAGCTCTTGGAGTAGGTCCTGATAAAGAGTATAAAGGCAAAGAGTTGAGCCAAGATGCTGTTATTTGGATTCAAGCAAAAGATATGAAATAA
- a CDS encoding FeoB-associated Cys-rich membrane protein — protein MSGFEIVFLIVIAIGAGYFVYVKEFKQRDCGCGEGKSCHKKRKIE, from the coding sequence ATGAGCGGATTTGAGATTGTTTTTCTTATCGTTATAGCTATCGGCGCAGGATACTTTGTTTATGTTAAAGAATTTAAGCAAAGAGATTGCGGATGTGGCGAAGGTAAGAGTTGCCATAAAAAAAGAAAAATTGAATAG
- a CDS encoding energy transducer TonB gives MRILPLQLSASSKTNLSGFVVSALFHTIIITAFINLPHQINLTGKEEMTKINLNTINPSLPLPPAPEPVAAPLAPPTPTLPKPVVDTKPIVESIVEPIITPTPKPELKIEPKPTKKSKPKLKKQTSVNKTEPASKIDVPSQTTTQPIIPVKAETISSVTSAPISNFSTSKIEEFNLANSAGDERFSKMQAAIKKHQKYPKRAVKMKHQGVVEISFLFKTNGSVDDIKIIKSSGYDSLDEAAIETIRRAFKDFPMLDKDYIIKIPMSYKLI, from the coding sequence ATGAGAATTTTGCCATTACAACTCTCAGCGAGTAGTAAAACAAATTTAAGCGGATTTGTAGTCTCGGCACTATTTCATACTATTATTATCACAGCTTTTATAAATTTGCCACATCAAATAAATTTAACAGGCAAAGAAGAGATGACAAAAATAAACTTAAACACCATTAATCCTTCACTTCCTCTTCCGCCGGCACCAGAACCAGTGGCAGCTCCACTAGCACCACCTACTCCTACTTTACCCAAACCAGTAGTAGATACTAAACCTATAGTGGAATCTATTGTTGAGCCTATAATTACACCAACGCCAAAACCGGAACTAAAGATAGAGCCTAAGCCTACTAAAAAGTCAAAACCTAAACTAAAAAAACAAACATCAGTAAACAAAACAGAGCCTGCTTCCAAAATCGATGTTCCGTCACAAACAACAACTCAGCCAATCATCCCGGTTAAAGCCGAGACAATAAGTTCTGTTACGTCGGCACCTATAAGTAATTTCTCTACTTCAAAGATAGAAGAATTTAATCTAGCAAATTCTGCAGGAGATGAGAGATTTTCAAAGATGCAAGCAGCCATAAAGAAACATCAAAAATACCCCAAAAGAGCTGTTAAAATGAAGCATCAAGGAGTAGTCGAAATCAGTTTTTTATTTAAAACAAACGGAAGTGTGGATGATATAAAAATTATAAAAAGCTCAGGATATGATAGTTTGGATGAAGCGGCTATTGAGACTATAAGACGAGCCTTTAAGGACTTTCCTATGCTTGATAAAGACTATATAATCAAAATTCCAATGTCTTATAAACTAATTTAA
- the exbD gene encoding TonB system transport protein ExbD: MKMPKKEGLNVIPLIDIMLVLLAIVLSVSTFIAQGNIPINLPSSESAEQNDEDRKVTVTINKDNEFFIDDIKTSQEKLKDRLNQIDSRTLVQLKSDKESKFEMFVKVVDILKEKKHENFAITTLSE, translated from the coding sequence ATGAAAATGCCTAAAAAAGAGGGATTAAACGTAATTCCTCTAATCGATATTATGCTAGTGCTCCTTGCCATAGTACTTAGTGTATCGACTTTTATTGCCCAAGGAAATATTCCTATAAATTTACCAAGTAGTGAAAGTGCCGAACAAAATGATGAAGATAGAAAAGTAACTGTCACTATAAACAAAGACAATGAATTTTTTATAGATGACATAAAAACTTCACAAGAGAAGTTAAAAGATCGTCTAAATCAAATAGACTCGAGAACTCTAGTTCAGCTAAAAAGCGATAAAGAGAGTAAATTTGAGATGTTTGTAAAGGTAGTAGATATACTAAAAGAGAAAAAGCATGAGAATTTTGCCATTACAACTCTCAGCGAGTAG
- a CDS encoding tetratricopeptide repeat protein produces the protein MRNLLFFLVAILMAGCAASNTSKANNINADTDFNHKAIQILKPKCEAGNLSACNDLAISYQNLQNHQAAFKIYDKNCKMGYQKSCTNLANIYMYGDQIGLQKDIKKGIEIHKNSCMNNGADSCYYLGEFYRLGRDAKEPDYQSAFDAYSRGCTMGDIASCTNTGGLYELGLGVKKDEYRALQIYKSSCYSGDTSACDNVKRIRGY, from the coding sequence ATGAGAAATTTATTATTTTTTTTAGTAGCCATACTAATGGCTGGTTGTGCGGCGAGCAATACATCTAAAGCAAACAATATAAATGCAGATACAGACTTTAATCACAAGGCTATACAGATATTAAAACCAAAATGCGAAGCTGGTAATTTATCTGCTTGCAACGATTTAGCAATAAGTTATCAAAATTTACAAAACCATCAAGCCGCATTTAAGATTTATGACAAAAATTGCAAAATGGGCTACCAAAAATCTTGCACAAATTTAGCAAATATATATATGTACGGCGATCAAATAGGTCTACAAAAAGATATTAAAAAGGGTATAGAAATTCATAAAAATTCTTGTATGAACAACGGTGCTGACTCTTGCTATTATTTGGGTGAATTTTACAGGCTTGGCAGAGATGCAAAAGAGCCTGACTACCAAAGTGCCTTTGATGCATATTCAAGAGGTTGTACTATGGGGGATATAGCATCTTGTACAAATACAGGAGGGCTTTACGAGTTAGGTCTTGGCGTCAAAAAAGATGAATATAGGGCCTTGCAAATTTACAAGTCCTCTTGCTATAGTGGAGATACTTCTGCTTGTGATAATGTGAAAAGAATTAGGGGTTATTAA
- a CDS encoding type II secretion system protein — protein MDLVALLNQLNYEANEVTLAQIKRVLNNSNGVEPESIITLNDHLKPHRCFVAMSGSEDYFKIKNVATADGIKAEVEQIIQNWANKHKFSLRKVNDTTHYVLGKVL, from the coding sequence ATGGATTTAGTTGCACTTTTAAATCAGTTAAATTACGAGGCAAACGAGGTAACTCTGGCTCAAATCAAAAGAGTTTTAAACAACTCAAACGGAGTTGAGCCTGAAAGTATTATAACTTTAAACGATCACCTAAAACCACATAGATGCTTTGTCGCTATGAGCGGAAGTGAAGACTACTTCAAGATTAAAAACGTGGCAACTGCAGATGGTATAAAGGCGGAAGTGGAACAAATAATACAAAATTGGGCCAACAAACATAAATTTTCTCTTAGAAAAGTAAATGATACTACTCACTACGTCCTTGGTAAAGTACTTTAA